One Paraburkholderia agricolaris DNA segment encodes these proteins:
- a CDS encoding alpha/beta hydrolase, translated as MKMTRVFWLILTLLFTNPVWAFQSRVVAIPSAAMRKSFDATVVLPDQYTHGKAGDRFPVVYLLHGSGGDYTDWTANSHIGKLADRYHVILVMPDGGHESWYIDSPVDPRSRYETYIGTEVVAYIDTHFRTIATRQARAITGLSMGGFGALHIALDRPDEFGAAGSISGAVDPRGCEDEPGIDEVFGDPARHADFWNNEAIVENARSLANAHIALTIDCGVNDSLVQSNRMLHARLVELGVPHDYAERPGGHTWKYWSNAVQYQVLFFASSFRRSGADVRREQGDPPRVDRWLY; from the coding sequence ATGAAAATGACCCGTGTGTTCTGGCTCATTCTGACGCTGCTGTTCACCAACCCGGTCTGGGCGTTTCAGTCCAGGGTGGTCGCCATTCCCAGTGCGGCCATGCGTAAGTCATTCGACGCGACTGTGGTGCTGCCGGACCAATACACGCATGGCAAAGCCGGCGATCGCTTCCCGGTCGTCTACCTGCTGCACGGCTCGGGTGGCGACTATACCGACTGGACCGCGAATTCGCATATCGGCAAGCTCGCCGACCGCTATCACGTGATCCTGGTCATGCCGGACGGTGGTCACGAGAGCTGGTATATCGATAGCCCCGTCGATCCGCGCAGCCGTTACGAAACCTATATAGGTACTGAAGTCGTCGCTTATATCGACACGCATTTCCGCACGATTGCGACGCGCCAGGCACGCGCGATTACGGGCTTGAGCATGGGCGGGTTCGGCGCATTGCATATCGCGCTGGATCGACCCGACGAATTTGGCGCCGCGGGCAGTATTAGCGGGGCGGTCGATCCCCGCGGGTGCGAGGATGAACCGGGGATCGACGAGGTGTTTGGCGATCCGGCGCGTCACGCGGACTTCTGGAACAACGAGGCGATTGTTGAAAACGCCCGTAGTCTGGCAAACGCGCATATTGCATTGACGATCGATTGCGGCGTGAATGACTCGCTTGTTCAGTCGAACCGGATGCTGCATGCACGGCTGGTCGAATTGGGCGTGCCGCATGACTATGCGGAGCGGCCAGGCGGACATACGTGGAAGTACTGGTCGAATGCGGTGCAATATCAGGTGCTGTTCTTTGCCAGTTCGTTCAGGCGCAGTGGCGCAGACGTGAGGCGTGAACAGGGCGATCCGCCAAGGGTGGATCGATGGTTGTACTGA
- a CDS encoding alpha/beta hydrolase, which translates to MLEPEIAAFIERTAAIYAGHSTSLPPSEQRAIYDRYAAALTPPLPADVIADDAVFQASAGHPIRLRRYRNRGKASRTPGGTVLYFHGGGFVLGSLESHQIVTARIAADTGLDVIAVDYRLAPEHRAPAAHDDCLELTLAALNGRLPFDSLAGSTLQLAGDSAGANLAASVAMRLRDEGVQGIRGLALVYPMLGTEPQMPARETEAHAPMLTLADVHAFRDLYWGKHGSDHTPYPAWTIPLDAARFDRLPPTLAVGVEHDPLRDDARVFVERVNAAGGQGRLWIGTGLVHGCWRALESSPGVKALHRTVCQFLGEHSAIT; encoded by the coding sequence ATGCTTGAACCGGAGATCGCCGCGTTCATCGAACGAACCGCCGCCATCTATGCAGGGCATTCGACGTCCCTGCCGCCGAGCGAGCAGCGCGCGATTTACGATCGCTATGCGGCGGCGCTCACGCCACCTTTGCCCGCCGACGTGATCGCCGACGACGCTGTGTTCCAGGCGAGCGCCGGGCATCCGATCAGACTGCGGCGCTATCGGAACCGTGGAAAAGCGAGCAGGACACCGGGCGGCACCGTCCTGTACTTTCACGGCGGCGGCTTCGTGCTCGGCTCATTGGAGAGTCATCAGATCGTGACCGCGCGTATTGCCGCGGATACCGGGCTCGATGTGATCGCAGTCGATTACCGGCTGGCGCCTGAACACCGCGCGCCAGCCGCCCATGACGATTGCCTGGAGCTCACGCTGGCCGCATTGAACGGCAGGTTGCCGTTTGATTCTCTAGCGGGAAGCACGCTGCAACTGGCGGGAGATAGCGCCGGCGCCAATCTCGCTGCCAGCGTCGCCATGCGGCTGCGCGACGAAGGCGTTCAGGGCATACGCGGACTTGCACTGGTTTATCCGATGCTCGGCACCGAGCCGCAGATGCCCGCGCGTGAAACCGAAGCGCACGCGCCCATGCTGACGCTGGCAGACGTGCATGCGTTTCGCGATTTATATTGGGGCAAACACGGGAGTGACCACACGCCTTATCCCGCGTGGACGATACCGCTCGATGCGGCGCGCTTCGACCGACTTCCGCCGACGCTTGCCGTCGGTGTCGAACACGATCCGCTACGGGACGATGCAAGAGTATTTGTCGAACGCGTCAACGCGGCCGGTGGACAGGGCCGGTTATGGATTGGAACCGGGCTCGTGCATGGATGCTGGCGCGCGCTCGAGTCGAGCCCCGGCGTAAAGGCATTGCATCGCACGGTCTGCCAGTTTCTAGGCGAGCATTCCGCCATTACGTGA
- a CDS encoding NAD(P)H-dependent oxidoreductase: MNVLLVYAHPEPRSLNGSLKDFSVKRLEDAGHVVQVSDLYAMNWKASLDANDSLDTQPGARFDPSLDSKRAFSDGRQSQDIALEQDKLKWADAVILQFPLWWFSMPAILKGWVERVYAYGFAYGMGEHSDARWGDRYGEGSMAGKRAMLMVTTGGWESHYSPRGINGPIDDVLFPIQHGVLYYPGFDVLPPFVIHRTSRIDAVRFSEICDALGERLDNLWKTAPIAFRPQNAGAYDIPALTLRSDVAPDRVGFSAHVE; encoded by the coding sequence ATGAATGTTCTTCTCGTCTATGCACACCCGGAACCCCGGTCGCTGAACGGCTCGCTCAAGGATTTTTCGGTAAAACGTCTCGAGGATGCCGGGCACGTCGTTCAGGTCTCCGATCTGTACGCCATGAACTGGAAAGCATCGCTCGATGCAAACGACAGTCTGGATACGCAACCCGGCGCGCGTTTCGATCCTTCTCTCGATTCGAAACGTGCCTTCAGCGACGGGCGGCAAAGTCAGGACATCGCACTCGAGCAGGACAAGCTGAAGTGGGCGGATGCGGTGATTCTGCAGTTTCCGCTGTGGTGGTTCTCGATGCCGGCGATCCTGAAAGGCTGGGTGGAGCGTGTCTATGCCTATGGTTTCGCGTACGGCATGGGGGAGCACTCCGACGCACGCTGGGGTGACCGTTATGGGGAAGGCTCCATGGCCGGCAAGCGGGCCATGCTGATGGTGACAACAGGCGGGTGGGAGTCTCACTACAGCCCGCGGGGCATCAACGGGCCGATCGACGATGTGTTGTTCCCGATTCAGCACGGGGTGCTGTATTACCCCGGTTTCGACGTGTTGCCGCCGTTCGTCATCCATCGGACGAGCCGGATCGACGCAGTGAGGTTCTCGGAGATTTGTGACGCGCTCGGAGAACGACTCGATAACCTGTGGAAGACCGCGCCGATCGCATTTCGCCCGCAGAACGCCGGGGCGTATGACATTCCGGCGCTCACCTTGCGATCCGACGTTGCACCGGACCGGGTGGGGTTTTCAGCACACGTTGAATAG
- a CDS encoding 3-keto-5-aminohexanoate cleavage protein yields the protein MNHEVIVTCAVTGAGDTVGRHPAIPVTPKQIAEAAIEAAKAGATVAHCHVRDPKTGRGSRDPQLYREVVDRIRSSGTDVIINLTAGMGGDLEIGPGEDPLRFGAGTDLVGGLTRLAHVEELLPEICTLDCGTLNFGDGDYIYVSTPAQLRAGAQRIQELGVKPELEIFDTGHLWFAKQLLKEGLLDAPPLFQICLGIPWGAPADTTTMKAMADSLPPGAQWAGFGIGRMQMPMVAQAMLLGGHVRVGLEDNIWLDKGVHATNGTLVQRAVEIIERLGGRALTPAEGRRKLGLPARGERQLERRAAGQYA from the coding sequence ATGAATCATGAAGTCATCGTGACCTGCGCGGTCACCGGCGCGGGCGATACGGTCGGCAGGCATCCGGCCATTCCCGTTACACCGAAGCAGATCGCCGAAGCCGCTATCGAAGCCGCGAAGGCCGGCGCAACCGTTGCTCACTGCCACGTGCGCGATCCGAAGACCGGCCGCGGCAGCCGCGATCCGCAGTTGTATCGCGAGGTTGTCGACCGGATCCGTTCGTCGGGCACCGACGTGATCATCAACCTGACGGCGGGCATGGGCGGCGATCTCGAGATCGGTCCTGGTGAAGATCCGCTGCGCTTCGGCGCGGGCACGGACCTCGTCGGCGGTTTGACGCGGCTCGCGCACGTCGAAGAACTGCTGCCGGAAATCTGCACGCTCGATTGCGGCACGCTCAATTTCGGCGACGGCGACTACATCTATGTGTCGACTCCCGCGCAATTGCGCGCCGGCGCGCAGCGTATCCAGGAACTTGGCGTCAAGCCGGAACTGGAGATCTTCGATACCGGGCATCTGTGGTTCGCGAAGCAATTGCTCAAGGAAGGCTTGCTCGACGCGCCGCCGCTGTTTCAGATCTGCCTCGGTATTCCATGGGGCGCCCCCGCCGACACCACGACGATGAAAGCGATGGCCGACAGCCTGCCGCCTGGCGCGCAATGGGCCGGTTTCGGCATTGGCCGCATGCAGATGCCGATGGTCGCGCAGGCGATGCTGCTGGGCGGCCACGTGCGCGTCGGTCTCGAAGACAACATCTGGCTCGACAAAGGCGTCCACGCAACGAACGGCACGCTGGTGCAACGCGCGGTCGAGATCATCGAACGGCTCGGCGGCCGTGCACTGACACCCGCGGAGGGGCGCCGCAAACTCGGCTTGCCTGCGCGCGGCGAGCGGCAACTGGAGCGGCGTGCGGCGGGACAGTACGCATGA
- a CDS encoding L-carnitine dehydrogenase: MAVIVDIKTFAAIGAGVIGSGWVARALAHGLDVVAWDPAPGAEKQLRENIANAWPALERVGLAAGAAPERLRFVATIEACVEQADFIQESAPEREELKLALHEQISRAAKPDAIIASSTSGLLPSDFYARAVNPQRCIVGHPFNPVYLLPLVEVVGGELTAPATIDAAMQIYRSLSMRPLLVRKEVPGFIADRLLEALWREALHLVNEGVATTGEIDDAIRFGAGIRWSFMGTFLTYTLAGGDAGMRHFMQQFGPALELPWTKLVAPRLTDELIDRVVAGTSEQVGPRSIKQLERYRDDCITSVLAAIEEAKARHGLLPAE; the protein is encoded by the coding sequence ATGGCAGTGATCGTCGATATCAAAACATTTGCGGCAATCGGCGCGGGCGTGATCGGCAGCGGCTGGGTGGCGCGCGCGCTTGCGCATGGGCTCGACGTCGTCGCCTGGGACCCCGCTCCCGGAGCGGAAAAACAGTTGCGCGAGAACATCGCGAACGCGTGGCCAGCGTTGGAGCGTGTCGGTCTTGCTGCGGGCGCAGCGCCGGAGAGGTTGCGTTTCGTCGCTACGATCGAAGCCTGTGTCGAGCAGGCGGACTTCATTCAGGAGAGCGCGCCCGAACGCGAGGAATTGAAGCTCGCCCTGCATGAGCAGATCAGTCGTGCAGCAAAGCCGGATGCGATCATCGCTTCGTCCACGTCCGGCCTGCTGCCGAGCGATTTCTATGCACGGGCGGTAAATCCGCAGCGTTGCATCGTCGGCCATCCGTTCAACCCGGTGTATCTTCTGCCGCTCGTCGAAGTGGTGGGCGGAGAACTCACCGCGCCGGCGACCATCGACGCCGCGATGCAGATTTACCGCTCACTGTCGATGCGGCCGCTTCTCGTTCGCAAGGAAGTACCCGGTTTTATCGCCGACCGTCTGCTCGAAGCGTTGTGGCGCGAAGCGCTGCATCTGGTCAATGAAGGCGTGGCGACCACCGGTGAAATCGACGACGCGATCCGCTTCGGCGCAGGCATCCGCTGGTCGTTCATGGGCACGTTCCTGACATACACGCTGGCGGGCGGCGACGCGGGCATGCGCCACTTCATGCAGCAGTTCGGACCGGCATTGGAGCTGCCGTGGACTAAACTGGTAGCGCCGCGCCTGACCGACGAACTGATCGATCGGGTGGTGGCCGGAACCTCCGAACAGGTTGGGCCGCGCTCGATCAAGCAGCTTGAACGCTATCGTGACGATTGCATTACGAGCGTGCTGGCAGCGATCGAGGAAGCCAAAGCGCGGCATGGCTTGCTTCCCGCGGAGTGA
- a CDS encoding thioesterase family protein gives MPDHAPLPHYRDTVRAEWVDYNGHLRDAFYMLIFSFATDALIDIIGLPDPVRKERGRSIYTLEAHINYLHEIKEGVQVRVDMRVLGHDAKRLHLYLEMFADDGVEPVAAGEQMLLHVDTGGPRAVAFDPDVEARVRALAQAHTALPAARFAGRVIGLPVKTPRNETEGSKHA, from the coding sequence ATGCCGGATCACGCTCCACTACCCCACTATCGCGATACCGTGCGCGCTGAATGGGTCGATTACAACGGCCACTTGCGCGACGCGTTCTACATGCTGATTTTCAGCTTCGCGACTGACGCGTTGATCGACATAATCGGACTGCCCGATCCGGTGCGCAAGGAACGCGGCCGCTCGATCTATACGCTCGAAGCGCATATCAACTACCTGCATGAAATCAAGGAAGGCGTACAGGTTCGCGTCGATATGCGTGTGCTTGGGCATGATGCCAAACGGCTGCACCTTTACCTCGAAATGTTTGCTGACGATGGCGTCGAGCCGGTGGCCGCCGGCGAACAGATGCTGCTGCACGTCGATACCGGTGGTCCGCGCGCTGTTGCCTTCGACCCCGACGTCGAGGCGCGTGTTCGGGCACTGGCACAAGCGCATACTGCGTTGCCGGCGGCCAGGTTTGCGGGCCGCGTGATCGGCTTGCCGGTCAAGACGCCACGCAACGAAACTGAGGGCAGCAAGCATGCTTGA